A genomic segment from Thermotoga neapolitana DSM 4359 encodes:
- a CDS encoding N-acetylglucosamine kinase, with the protein MIFLGCDVGGTKTLAVLSDEEGNILAVHRGRGANYQVVGKENALKNLKDVINSVLERSKKTLEDVDFAFFGYAGADFEYEMKIVREILGEIGLKRFDFDNDGRIALRSGSFDDTGIMVSCGTGSISYASDGKRVNRIGGLSFSLGERLGSHYIASLVTSAVVRAKDGRDDWTVLVDEVEKEIGPVETLLRYDYEGGDTSEIVKKVNQILFRCAESGDTVSLRIFNDIVTEVKKIVDAHRKSLNFTPPIRLILEGSFFKNAPSLLIKMIESAVGKEYEVTIPEHDPVIGAVLFAMERSGIEVTEKLYNRLVKNYLKEVKR; encoded by the coding sequence TTGATCTTTCTTGGATGCGACGTTGGTGGAACGAAAACACTGGCGGTCCTGAGCGATGAAGAGGGGAACATCCTTGCCGTTCACAGAGGTCGCGGGGCGAACTACCAGGTCGTTGGGAAAGAGAACGCCCTGAAAAATCTGAAAGATGTGATAAACAGCGTTCTGGAAAGGTCAAAGAAGACTCTCGAAGACGTGGATTTTGCCTTCTTCGGATATGCCGGAGCGGATTTTGAGTACGAGATGAAGATCGTGAGGGAGATTTTGGGAGAAATCGGCCTCAAAAGATTCGACTTCGACAACGACGGAAGAATCGCCCTCAGGTCCGGCTCTTTCGACGACACGGGGATCATGGTGAGCTGCGGAACGGGCAGTATCTCGTACGCATCCGATGGAAAGAGGGTGAACAGAATAGGAGGGCTCTCTTTCTCCCTCGGTGAAAGACTTGGCTCTCACTACATCGCTTCCCTTGTGACATCCGCCGTTGTGAGGGCAAAAGACGGAAGGGACGACTGGACGGTTCTCGTTGACGAGGTTGAAAAAGAGATCGGGCCGGTCGAAACTCTTCTGAGGTACGATTACGAAGGTGGAGACACCAGCGAGATTGTTAAAAAGGTAAACCAGATCCTCTTCAGGTGTGCCGAAAGTGGAGATACTGTTTCTCTCAGAATATTCAACGACATCGTGACCGAAGTGAAAAAGATCGTCGACGCCCACAGAAAATCCCTCAACTTCACACCACCCATCAGGCTGATCCTGGAGGGAAGCTTCTTCAAGAACGCTCCTTCCCTTCTCATAAAGATGATAGAAAGTGCCGTCGGAAAGGAATACGAAGTCACAATCCCGGAGCACGATCCAGTGATCGGTGCGGTACTGTTTGCCATGGAGCGTTCTGGAATCGAGGTGACGGAAAAACTCTACAACAGGCTGGTGAAGAACTACCTGAAGGAGGTGAAGAGATGA
- a CDS encoding endonuclease MutS2, whose amino-acid sequence MDYLEVLDFPKVVDLVKRHTFSDLGKRHLDTLKPTVNPWNELELVEELLNYLTRWGEPPIKGLSDITPEMEKLKAGSSLEPWELLRVSSFLEGCDILKNDLTRREYQKLKETFSQLVSFEEFVKEVNRCIEQNGEVSNRASPKLKEIRSEKRSLSTEIKKRADDFVKNHSQILQEQMYVYRDGRYLFPVKASMKRSVRGIVHHLSSSGATVFMEPEEFVELNNRMRLLEEEERLEISRILRHLTNMLLSNLKDLEKNIDLIAHFDSLYARAKFAKENNGIVVKPSSRIKLVNARHPLIPKDRVVPINLELPPNKKGVIITGPNMGGKTVTVKTVGLFTALMMSGFPLLCDEGTELKIFPKIMADIGEEQSIEQSLSTFSSHMKRIVEIVRNADSDSLVILDELGSGTDPVEGAALAIAIIEDLLEKGATLFVTTHLTPVKVFAMNHPLLLNASMEFDPETLSPTYRVLVGVPGGSHAFQIAEKLGLEKRIIENARSRLSQEEMELEGLIRSLHEKISLLEEEKRKLQKEKEEYMKLRAKYEEDYKKLRRMKIEEFDKELKELNDYIRKVKKELDQAIHVAKSGSVEEMRKTVKTLEKEREDLKKKAIEEEAEEEINVGDHVRMEGGTSVGKVVEVKGNTALVDFGFLRVKVPLGKLKKAKKKEEEDREKGTHFVSSFRTEIDIRGMTVEEAEPVVKKFIDDLVMNGIKKGYIIHGKGTGKLATGVWEILRKDRRVVSFRFGTPSEGGTGVTVVEVEV is encoded by the coding sequence GTGGATTACCTTGAGGTTCTCGATTTTCCAAAGGTTGTTGATCTGGTGAAGAGACACACCTTTTCCGATCTCGGGAAAAGACACCTCGACACGTTAAAGCCAACCGTGAACCCGTGGAACGAGTTGGAACTGGTGGAAGAACTTCTAAACTACCTCACAAGGTGGGGAGAGCCTCCCATAAAAGGCTTGAGCGACATCACACCGGAGATGGAAAAGTTGAAAGCGGGATCCTCTCTGGAGCCGTGGGAACTTCTGCGCGTTTCCAGCTTTCTTGAAGGTTGCGACATCCTGAAAAATGATCTCACAAGACGGGAGTACCAGAAACTGAAGGAGACGTTCTCTCAGCTTGTGTCGTTTGAAGAATTCGTGAAAGAAGTGAACAGGTGCATAGAACAGAATGGAGAAGTCTCCAACAGGGCAAGCCCGAAGTTGAAGGAGATAAGGAGCGAAAAGAGGAGTCTTTCGACAGAGATCAAGAAAAGGGCAGACGACTTCGTGAAGAATCACTCTCAAATCCTCCAGGAGCAGATGTACGTCTACAGGGATGGAAGGTACCTCTTTCCCGTGAAGGCCTCCATGAAGAGATCGGTGAGGGGTATTGTGCATCATCTGTCCTCTTCTGGTGCCACCGTTTTCATGGAGCCTGAGGAGTTCGTTGAGCTGAACAACAGGATGCGCCTTCTGGAAGAAGAAGAGAGACTGGAAATCAGTCGCATTCTTCGCCATCTCACGAACATGCTCCTTTCGAACCTGAAGGACCTTGAAAAGAACATAGATCTGATCGCCCACTTCGACTCCCTCTACGCACGGGCAAAGTTCGCAAAGGAAAACAACGGCATCGTTGTGAAACCATCCTCGAGGATAAAACTGGTGAACGCAAGACACCCGCTGATACCGAAAGACAGGGTCGTTCCGATAAACCTGGAACTTCCACCGAACAAAAAGGGTGTTATCATCACGGGACCGAACATGGGAGGAAAAACCGTCACCGTCAAAACGGTGGGGCTCTTCACCGCCCTCATGATGAGTGGCTTTCCGCTCCTCTGCGATGAGGGAACGGAGTTGAAGATCTTTCCAAAGATAATGGCGGATATCGGTGAAGAGCAGAGCATAGAGCAAAGCCTGAGCACGTTCTCCTCACACATGAAGCGAATCGTTGAAATCGTCAGAAACGCCGACAGCGACTCTCTTGTCATTCTCGATGAACTGGGATCTGGAACGGACCCAGTGGAGGGGGCTGCTCTCGCCATCGCGATAATAGAAGACCTTCTGGAGAAAGGAGCAACCCTTTTCGTGACGACTCACCTCACACCCGTGAAGGTTTTCGCGATGAACCATCCTCTTCTTCTGAACGCCTCGATGGAGTTCGATCCGGAGACGCTCTCACCAACCTACAGGGTCCTCGTTGGTGTTCCGGGAGGGTCCCATGCGTTCCAGATAGCAGAGAAACTGGGCCTCGAAAAGCGCATAATAGAAAACGCCAGATCCAGGCTTTCACAGGAAGAGATGGAGCTTGAGGGCCTCATAAGATCGCTCCACGAAAAGATCTCCCTGCTCGAGGAGGAAAAGAGAAAACTCCAGAAGGAAAAAGAAGAGTACATGAAACTCAGAGCAAAATACGAAGAGGACTACAAAAAACTCAGAAGAATGAAGATAGAAGAGTTCGACAAAGAACTGAAGGAACTCAACGACTACATCAGGAAGGTCAAAAAAGAACTCGATCAGGCAATACACGTGGCAAAGTCCGGCAGCGTTGAAGAAATGCGAAAGACCGTGAAGACACTGGAGAAGGAAAGGGAAGACCTGAAGAAGAAGGCCATCGAAGAGGAGGCAGAGGAAGAGATCAACGTGGGAGACCACGTGAGGATGGAGGGAGGAACCTCCGTTGGAAAGGTCGTGGAGGTGAAGGGAAACACCGCCCTTGTTGACTTTGGCTTTCTGAGGGTGAAGGTACCACTTGGAAAGCTCAAAAAGGCAAAGAAAAAAGAAGAGGAAGACAGGGAAAAGGGCACTCACTTTGTTTCCTCTTTCAGAACGGAGATAGATATACGTGGCATGACCGTTGAAGAGGCAGAACCCGTCGTGAAGAAGTTCATAGATGATCTGGTGATGAACGGCATCAAAAAAGGCTATATAATCCATGGAAAAGGAACGGGAAAACTGGCAACGGGTGTCTGGGAAATTCTCAGGAAAGACAGGAGGGTGGTTTCCTTCAGGTTCGGCACTCCATCGGAAGGGGGAACGGGTGTTACGGTCGTGGAGGTGGAAGTGTGA
- a CDS encoding cell division protein FtsA, with the protein MIFALDVGTRKIAGLLAIEEKGVIRIVDSELIEHRSRTMFDGQVHDVMGVAETVEEVKRRLEERNELKLEEVAVALAGRFLKTKIGEAERDLSKLGHITREDVMKLEIEAVSNAQSDVEEDFFCVGYSVVEYRLDDMWMKKLEGHRGGRAYVKVVSAFLPVHVVDSLMRVLETVGLTPMHVTLEPIAAMDLAVPEDLRYLNIALIDVGAGTSDIAISREGTVVAYGMIPLAGDEITEAIGKSFLLDFQTAEHVKRSVFTTGKMKVKNVLDREIDLTREEVESAIKPVVDQITSEISSTVMELNGEPPSVVMVVGGGAKVPGFVEALAEKLNLPSDRVSLKSVESTGVVEDITGKVRGSEYITPAGIAYSAMRNRGSVFSQVVVNGIPVRLIGAAGKYSVMQVLIQAGYRFSSLVGGDTISVVVNGKTILRPRRRTSVRILVNGQEASLSSKVKHGDRIDVHIEEKTVTLRVKDVAKPVRVKLPSGEIEEIYPEILKNNSPASPEEPLGEEDVISFPEKMKVNEIRKKLSYGKVTVVVNGEEKRVCVVDFDLLREGQVLKDDEEVSLGSELVVVEKGKKSLEEALEVPHITVSFNGVLKRIPLKIIHRTGETVEMKDFKPMVIDLLKDVKLDGLKDYELLRNGKKAMFTDPLEDGDVIEFRIKK; encoded by the coding sequence GTGATCTTTGCCCTGGACGTTGGGACACGCAAGATAGCGGGGCTGCTTGCAATCGAGGAAAAAGGCGTGATCAGAATCGTCGACTCTGAACTCATAGAGCACAGAAGCCGCACGATGTTCGATGGACAGGTGCACGACGTGATGGGTGTTGCAGAGACCGTCGAGGAAGTGAAGCGAAGGCTTGAGGAGAGAAACGAGTTGAAACTCGAGGAAGTGGCGGTCGCACTTGCAGGAAGGTTCCTGAAGACAAAAATCGGTGAAGCAGAGAGAGACCTTTCGAAGTTGGGGCACATCACAAGGGAAGACGTGATGAAACTGGAGATAGAGGCTGTCAGCAACGCACAGAGCGATGTGGAAGAGGACTTCTTCTGCGTCGGATACTCTGTTGTGGAGTACAGGCTGGACGACATGTGGATGAAGAAACTGGAGGGCCACAGGGGTGGAAGGGCTTACGTGAAGGTTGTTTCTGCGTTTCTTCCCGTGCACGTTGTGGACTCTTTGATGAGAGTTCTGGAGACGGTGGGACTCACACCGATGCACGTGACATTGGAGCCCATAGCTGCCATGGACCTTGCCGTACCGGAGGATCTGAGATATCTGAACATCGCCCTCATCGATGTTGGGGCAGGAACAAGCGATATCGCCATATCCAGGGAAGGTACTGTTGTGGCATACGGAATGATTCCACTCGCAGGTGACGAGATCACAGAGGCAATAGGAAAAAGTTTCCTGCTGGACTTCCAGACGGCAGAACACGTCAAGCGAAGTGTTTTCACTACAGGGAAGATGAAGGTGAAAAACGTTCTCGACAGAGAGATCGATCTCACAAGAGAAGAGGTCGAGTCCGCCATAAAACCCGTTGTCGATCAGATCACGTCTGAGATTTCTTCTACTGTGATGGAACTCAACGGAGAACCACCCTCTGTTGTGATGGTGGTTGGAGGTGGAGCGAAGGTTCCGGGGTTTGTGGAGGCGCTGGCCGAAAAACTGAACCTTCCGTCTGACAGGGTTTCTCTGAAGAGTGTGGAAAGCACGGGTGTTGTGGAGGACATCACTGGGAAGGTCAGAGGAAGCGAATACATCACACCCGCCGGGATAGCGTACAGCGCCATGAGAAACAGGGGGTCTGTCTTTTCTCAGGTCGTCGTAAATGGAATTCCCGTGAGACTCATAGGGGCCGCCGGAAAGTACTCCGTGATGCAGGTTCTCATACAGGCAGGCTACAGGTTCTCTTCGCTCGTCGGGGGAGATACGATCTCTGTCGTTGTGAACGGAAAAACTATCCTGAGGCCAAGAAGAAGAACCTCCGTGAGGATACTGGTGAACGGCCAGGAGGCAAGCCTATCTTCGAAAGTGAAGCACGGAGACAGGATCGATGTTCACATCGAGGAAAAGACCGTCACTCTCAGGGTAAAGGACGTTGCAAAACCCGTGAGGGTGAAACTTCCATCCGGAGAGATCGAAGAAATTTACCCGGAGATCCTGAAAAACAACTCCCCGGCATCTCCTGAAGAACCACTTGGCGAAGAAGACGTTATCAGTTTTCCAGAGAAGATGAAGGTAAATGAGATCAGAAAGAAACTATCCTACGGCAAGGTGACGGTCGTCGTCAACGGAGAAGAAAAGAGAGTCTGCGTTGTGGATTTCGATCTTTTGAGAGAAGGCCAGGTTTTGAAGGATGACGAAGAAGTTTCCCTCGGAAGTGAACTCGTTGTGGTGGAGAAGGGAAAAAAGTCCCTGGAAGAGGCACTGGAGGTTCCCCACATCACAGTCAGTTTCAACGGTGTTTTGAAAAGGATTCCTCTGAAGATCATCCACAGAACCGGTGAGACTGTGGAGATGAAGGACTTCAAACCGATGGTGATAGATCTTCTGAAAGATGTGAAACTGGATGGTTTGAAGGATTACGAACTTCTCAGAAACGGGAAAAAAGCGATGTTCACCGATCCCCTCGAAGACGGAGATGTGATCGAGTTCAGAATAAAAAAGTGA
- a CDS encoding ABC transporter ATP-binding protein has translation MAQVVLENVTKVYENKVVAVKNANLVVEDKEFVVLLGPSGCGKTTTLRMIAGLEEITDGKIYIDGKVVNDVEPKDRDIAMVFQNYALYPHMTVYENMAFGLKLRKYPKDEIDRRVREAAKILGIENLLDRKPRQLSGGQRQRVAVGRAIVRNPKVFLFDEPLSNLDAKLRVQMRSELKKLHHRLQATIIYVTHDQVEAMTMADKIVVMKDGEIQQIGTPHEIYNNPANVFVAGFIGSPPMNFINARVVRGEGGLWIQASGFKVKVPKEFEDKLANYIDKEIIFGIRPEDIYDKLFAIAPTPENTVTGIVDVVEPLGSETILHVRVGDDIITASVNPRTQAKEEQKIDLVFDMTRMHAFDKETEKAII, from the coding sequence ATGGCTCAGGTTGTCCTTGAAAACGTCACCAAGGTCTACGAAAACAAAGTCGTCGCTGTGAAAAACGCGAATCTCGTCGTCGAAGACAAGGAGTTCGTGGTTCTCCTTGGACCATCCGGTTGTGGAAAAACGACCACTCTGAGGATGATAGCTGGACTGGAGGAGATCACAGATGGAAAGATCTACATCGACGGCAAAGTTGTGAACGACGTCGAACCAAAAGACAGGGACATCGCCATGGTGTTCCAGAACTACGCTCTGTATCCGCACATGACCGTCTACGAGAACATGGCCTTCGGTTTGAAACTGAGAAAATACCCCAAGGATGAAATTGACAGAAGGGTCAGAGAAGCCGCAAAGATACTCGGAATTGAGAACCTGCTCGACAGAAAACCAAGACAGCTTTCCGGTGGTCAAAGGCAAAGGGTTGCCGTTGGAAGAGCGATCGTGAGAAACCCGAAGGTTTTCCTCTTCGACGAGCCTCTTTCCAACCTCGACGCAAAGCTCAGGGTTCAGATGAGAAGTGAGCTCAAAAAACTCCACCACAGGCTTCAGGCAACGATCATCTACGTGACACACGACCAGGTGGAAGCGATGACGATGGCAGACAAGATAGTTGTCATGAAAGACGGAGAGATCCAGCAGATCGGCACCCCCCATGAGATATACAACAACCCCGCGAACGTCTTCGTTGCCGGCTTCATCGGAAGTCCTCCGATGAACTTCATCAACGCAAGGGTTGTGAGAGGAGAAGGTGGTCTCTGGATACAGGCGTCCGGCTTCAAGGTGAAGGTGCCGAAGGAGTTCGAAGATAAACTCGCAAACTACATAGACAAAGAGATCATTTTCGGTATCAGGCCTGAAGACATCTACGACAAACTGTTTGCGATTGCCCCAACCCCGGAGAACACGGTAACGGGAATCGTCGATGTGGTCGAGCCTCTTGGAAGCGAAACGATCCTTCATGTGAGGGTGGGGGATGACATCATCACGGCATCCGTCAACCCGAGGACACAGGCAAAAGAGGAACAGAAGATCGATCTTGTGTTCGACATGACGCGAATGCATGCCTTCGATAAAGAAACGGAGAAGGCTATCATCTGA
- a CDS encoding type II toxin-antitoxin system Phd/YefM family antitoxin, which yields MDLSRVSFYSLADAKARFSQVVEEAKTKDVVVTKNGVPAVAVIDYEKYRKLMEFMDEILDTYLLDIGNVEKYLELKKYFEFNDSQEV from the coding sequence ATGGATCTGAGCAGGGTTTCTTTTTACAGTCTTGCGGACGCGAAAGCGCGGTTCTCCCAGGTTGTCGAAGAAGCGAAAACGAAAGACGTGGTCGTGACAAAGAACGGTGTGCCCGCGGTTGCTGTCATTGACTACGAGAAATACAGAAAACTCATGGAATTCATGGATGAGATCCTTGATACTTATCTGCTGGACATCGGGAACGTGGAGAAGTATCTCGAGCTCAAAAAGTATTTTGAATTCAACGATTCACAGGAGGTGTGA
- the gatB gene encoding Asp-tRNA(Asn)/Glu-tRNA(Gln) amidotransferase subunit GatB, whose translation MRYRPVIGLEIHVQLSTKTKAFCSCPADVFELPPNTAICPVCTGQPGALPVPNEEMIRFAVKTALALNCKIHKYSRFDRKNYFYPDLPKGYQISQYFYPIATEGFLEIDGDEGRKKVRIRRLHLEEDAGKLVHEGDSITRASYSLVDMNRCGVPLIEIVTEPDISSPREARVFMEKLRSIVRYLGVSTGDMEKGALRCDANISVVDTETGRQSNRVEVKNMNSFRFVEKALEYEFERIVKAMERGEDVERETRGWDMTTKTTVSMRGKEEESDYRYFPEPDIPPVVLSDEYLEEVKKELPELPDEKAKRFMREYDLPEYDAKVLTSSKELAEFFEECVKVVNRPKDLSNWIMTEVLRELNERNIEITESKLTPQHFADLFKLMDEGKISIKIAKEIFPEVFETGKMPSQIVEERGLVQINDEKLIEELVKKAMEQNPKAVEDYKAGKKKAAGFFVGFVMRETKGKANPELTNKIVQKLLEGE comes from the coding sequence ATGAGATACAGACCCGTCATAGGTCTTGAGATACACGTTCAACTTTCAACGAAGACCAAAGCGTTCTGCTCTTGCCCAGCGGATGTCTTCGAGCTTCCCCCGAACACGGCGATCTGTCCCGTCTGCACCGGCCAGCCGGGAGCCCTTCCTGTTCCCAACGAAGAGATGATCAGGTTTGCCGTGAAGACCGCCCTCGCATTGAACTGCAAGATTCACAAGTACTCCAGATTCGACAGAAAGAACTACTTCTATCCTGACCTTCCCAAGGGGTACCAGATCAGTCAGTACTTCTACCCGATCGCAACCGAGGGTTTCCTGGAGATAGACGGAGACGAAGGAAGGAAAAAAGTCAGAATCAGAAGACTCCACCTCGAGGAAGACGCTGGGAAACTCGTTCACGAAGGGGACTCCATCACCCGCGCAAGCTACTCTCTGGTCGATATGAACAGATGCGGTGTTCCCCTAATTGAGATCGTTACAGAGCCCGATATTTCTTCCCCAAGAGAGGCTCGTGTTTTCATGGAGAAGTTGAGATCCATCGTGAGGTACCTCGGCGTGAGCACAGGAGACATGGAAAAGGGAGCGCTCAGATGCGACGCGAACATCTCCGTCGTTGACACAGAAACGGGAAGACAGAGCAACAGAGTGGAAGTGAAGAACATGAACTCCTTCAGGTTCGTCGAGAAGGCTTTAGAGTACGAGTTCGAGCGAATCGTGAAGGCGATGGAGAGAGGAGAAGACGTGGAAAGAGAGACGAGAGGCTGGGACATGACCACGAAGACCACCGTTTCCATGAGAGGAAAAGAAGAAGAAAGCGACTACAGGTACTTCCCGGAACCGGACATACCGCCCGTTGTTCTCTCTGACGAGTATCTCGAAGAGGTGAAAAAGGAACTCCCAGAACTTCCAGACGAGAAGGCGAAGCGCTTCATGAGAGAGTACGATCTTCCGGAGTACGACGCAAAGGTGCTCACCTCGAGTAAAGAACTCGCCGAGTTCTTCGAAGAGTGTGTGAAGGTGGTGAACAGGCCGAAGGATCTCAGCAACTGGATCATGACGGAAGTTTTGAGAGAACTCAACGAAAGAAACATCGAAATCACAGAGTCAAAACTGACCCCTCAGCACTTCGCTGATCTCTTCAAATTGATGGACGAAGGAAAGATCTCCATAAAGATCGCAAAGGAAATATTCCCGGAGGTCTTCGAAACGGGGAAGATGCCCTCTCAGATCGTGGAAGAAAGGGGCCTTGTTCAGATAAACGATGAAAAGCTCATAGAAGAACTCGTCAAAAAGGCGATGGAACAGAATCCAAAGGCAGTCGAGGACTACAAAGCGGGCAAGAAGAAAGCGGCTGGCTTCTTCGTTGGCTTTGTGATGAGGGAGACAAAGGGAAAGGCAAATCCAGAACTCACAAACAAAATCGTTCAGAAACTCCTGGAAGGGGAGTGA
- the gatA gene encoding Asp-tRNA(Asn)/Glu-tRNA(Gln) amidotransferase subunit GatA translates to MDFRKLTIEECLKLSEEEREKLPQLSLETIKRLDPHVKAFISVRENVSVEKKGKFWGIPVAIKDNILTLGMRTTCASRILENYESVFDATVVKKMKEAGFVVVGKANLDEFAMGSSTERSAFFPTRNPWDLERVPGGSSGGSAAAVASGMVVAALGSDTGGSVRQPASLCGVVGYKPTYGLVSRYGLVAFASSLDQIGPITKTVKDAAILMEIISGKDENDATTMDRKVDFLSEIENGVAGMRFAVPQEIYEHKIEDGVAERFEESLKLLEKLGAKVEKVSIPHMKYSVAVYYVIAPAEASSNLARFDGVKYGLRVKEKGLREMYMKTRNVGFGEEVRRRIMIGTFTLSAAYYEAYFNKAMKVRRKISDELNEVLSQYDAILTPTSPVTAFKIGEIKDPLTYYLMDIFTIPANLAGLPAISVPFGFSNNLPVGVQVIGRRFADGKVFRIARAIEKNSPYNENGMFPLPEVKA, encoded by the coding sequence TTGGACTTCAGAAAACTCACAATAGAAGAGTGTCTGAAACTTTCCGAAGAAGAAAGGGAGAAACTCCCACAACTTTCCCTGGAAACCATCAAAAGACTCGATCCACACGTGAAGGCGTTCATCTCCGTAAGAGAGAATGTTTCCGTTGAGAAGAAGGGAAAATTCTGGGGAATTCCAGTTGCGATCAAGGACAACATTCTCACACTGGGCATGAGAACGACCTGTGCCTCCAGGATACTCGAAAACTACGAATCCGTTTTCGATGCCACAGTGGTGAAGAAGATGAAGGAAGCAGGCTTTGTCGTGGTTGGGAAGGCAAACCTCGATGAGTTTGCGATGGGCTCGAGCACCGAAAGATCCGCGTTCTTTCCCACGAGAAACCCTTGGGATCTCGAGCGAGTTCCCGGTGGCAGCAGTGGAGGATCTGCCGCTGCGGTCGCTTCGGGAATGGTCGTTGCGGCGCTCGGAAGCGACACAGGAGGTTCTGTGAGACAGCCCGCCTCGCTCTGCGGGGTGGTCGGGTACAAACCCACCTACGGACTCGTCTCTAGGTACGGCCTTGTGGCATTTGCAAGCTCTCTCGACCAGATAGGTCCCATCACGAAGACGGTGAAAGATGCGGCGATACTTATGGAAATCATCTCCGGAAAAGACGAGAACGACGCCACAACGATGGATAGGAAAGTTGATTTCCTTTCGGAGATCGAAAACGGCGTCGCAGGTATGAGATTCGCCGTTCCGCAGGAGATTTACGAGCACAAGATAGAAGACGGTGTGGCAGAGAGATTCGAAGAGTCCCTCAAACTCCTCGAGAAACTCGGTGCGAAGGTGGAAAAGGTCAGCATCCCGCACATGAAATATTCCGTCGCCGTCTATTACGTCATCGCTCCCGCTGAAGCGAGTTCCAACCTCGCCAGGTTCGACGGTGTCAAGTACGGCCTCAGGGTAAAAGAGAAAGGACTCAGAGAGATGTACATGAAGACCAGAAACGTCGGGTTCGGTGAAGAAGTTAGAAGAAGGATCATGATCGGAACATTCACCCTCAGCGCTGCCTACTACGAAGCCTATTTCAACAAGGCCATGAAAGTGAGAAGAAAGATCTCCGATGAACTCAACGAGGTGCTCTCGCAGTACGACGCGATCCTCACCCCCACTTCCCCAGTGACGGCTTTCAAGATCGGAGAGATAAAGGATCCTCTCACCTACTACCTCATGGACATCTTCACGATACCCGCAAACCTCGCGGGACTTCCCGCGATCAGTGTGCCGTTTGGATTCTCAAACAACCTCCCCGTTGGTGTTCAGGTAATTGGCAGAAGGTTCGCGGACGGGAAAGTTTTCAGAATAGCGAGAGCCATAGAGAAGAACTCCCCCTACAACGAAAACGGCATGTTCCCGCTCCCGGAGGTGAAAGCATGA
- a CDS encoding type II secretion system protein — protein MRKRAGFTLIELPIVMAIIAALMAVLIPTATGAMRKARATRLAVQLRNYVTGLQQWITATLPASDDVADLDVDNAVSMGFVGQAERDLFANGTDFNADAANSRIVITVDYDTNDSNIANLVYNSLKDVFAGGTGSATVTNDTEIGITAYVQAFWW, from the coding sequence ATGAGAAAGAGAGCGGGTTTCACGTTGATTGAACTTCCGATCGTTATGGCAATCATCGCAGCCCTGATGGCAGTGTTGATCCCAACGGCAACGGGTGCGATGAGGAAAGCAAGGGCTACAAGATTGGCCGTGCAGCTTAGAAACTACGTAACAGGTCTTCAGCAGTGGATCACAGCAACATTACCGGCATCAGATGATGTTGCCGATTTGGACGTTGACAATGCAGTTTCCATGGGATTTGTTGGCCAGGCAGAAAGAGATCTGTTTGCAAATGGCACAGACTTTAACGCCGACGCTGCTAACAGCCGCATAGTGATCACCGTTGATTACGACACAAATGATTCAAACATAGCCAACCTGGTCTACAACAGTTTGAAAGACGTATTTGCTGGAGGTACTGGGAGTGCAACTGTGACGAATGACACTGAAATTGGAATAACCGCTTATGTCCAGGCCTTCTGGTGGTAA